The stretch of DNA GCGTTCTTGGGATTCGATTGGTGAGTCAGTTGCAACGATTGGATTAGCGGAGTACATCAAAGGTGGTCTTGTTACTCGCAACTTCCCAATCGAATTCTACGGATTGGACATTGGAGAAGCGGTTGCCGCGGCGAACCGCTTCCACAAAGCCAAAGAGGACTTCGCGCGTTCCTTCGGCAGCAAATTCGACGGTTCCGTTGTAGTTGTTTTTCACCCACCCGGAAACGCCAAACTCTTCGGCGGTCCGCCGAACAAACGCACGAAATCCAACTCCTTGTACGCGTCCACTCACAACGCCATGAACGCACACCCGTTTGGTCACGGATTGATCCGATAAATCGTCCGTGGGAAGGGAATGGTCTCGCGGACGTGGTGGATTCCGCAAATCCACGTCGTCGTTCGTTCCACTCCGATTCCGAAACCACTGTGCGGTACCGAACCGTACCTTCGTAAGTCGAGATACCATTCAAACGGCTCCATCGGTAACTCGTGATGCTTGATTCGTTCTACTAACACGTCGTAACTGTCTTCACGCTGTCCACCGCCGATAATCTCGCCATACCCTTCCGGGGCAAGGAGATCGGCGCCTAACGCCCAGCGGGCATCGAGCGGATCGCGTTTCATGTAAAACGCTTTCACTTCCTGTGGAAAGCGGTGAACAAAAATCGGCCGGTCGTACTGCTTGGTGAGCAGCGTTTCGTCGGGACTACCGAAGTCGTTGCCTTCTTCAAACGGTTGTCCTAATGCGATTAACTGCTTCACCGCATCGGAATACTGAATCCGGGGAAACGGCTTCTGTACTTTCTCTAACGGAGAAATGTCGCGACCGAGTTGTTTTAGTTCCTCTTTGCGCTCTTCGATGACACGACCGACCACCTCGACTGTAAAGTCTTCCATTAAATCCATCACGCCTTCAAAATCCATCCAAGCGACTTCCGGCTCGACCATCCAGAATTCGGTCAAGTGGCGGCGGGTTTTCGATTTCTCTGCCCGGAATGCCGGACCGAAACAATAGACGCGGTTCATCGCCATCGCACCAGCTTCCTGATAGAGTTGGCCAGATTGCGATAGAAATGCCGATGCACCAAAGTAATCGACCGTAAACAGAGTCGACGTCCCTTCGCAGGCGTTCGGAGTGAAGATTGGCGAATCGAAACAGATGAAGTCGCGCGTATCGAGATAGTCGCGAATCGCGCGAATCACACTGTGACGCACTTTCAGAATGTTGACTTGATCCTGTCGTCGAACCCAGAGGTGGCGGCGGTTGAGTAAAAAATCCTCGCCATGATCCTCTTCGCCGGGATCTTTGGGAGTAATCGGATACTCGTTGGATTCGCCCACCACTTCCAAATCGGAAAGAAAGATTTCGTAGCCGCCGGGGGCACGGCTTTCCGCTTTCACAGTACCGGTGACTTTTACCGAAGCTTCGAGTGCAAGTTTATCGAAGCGTGAAAAGATTTCTTCGCCGACGTGAGACTTTGACATCACTGCTTGGATGATGCCGGTACCATCGCGAAGGATAATAAACTTTAGTTTTCCGGACGAGCGAAGTTTGGTCACCCATGCGCCGATGGTTGCTTCTTTGCCATCATACTCGCCGATCCGATCAATTGTTACCACGAGACTAATCCTCTTTTTTTAAGGCACGGGTCATTAAATCCCGCGCAGCAATTTTAATGTCTTTTCCCGAATACATCACATCGTACATCGTCTGTGCGATGGGGAGCTCTACACCGCATGCCTTGCTCAACTCGAGGGCTGCGGTGGTGGCGTTAACGCCCTCGGCAACCATGGTCATACCAGACAAGATATCCTCGATTTTTCTACCCTTCCCCAATTCTTGTCCGACAAAACGGTTCCGGCTATGTTGTGAGATACAGGTTGTTATCAAATCGCCTAATCCCGACAATCCGGCAAAGGTACGGGCATCGCCGCCCATGACTAATCCGAGACGGGTGATTTCGGCTAACCCGCGGGTCATGAGCAAACCCTTTGTGTTATCGCCAAAACCCAAACCATCGGAGACGCCGGCTGCTAATGCGACGATATTTTTCAGTGCGCCGCCCAATTCGACTCCAACGATATCGGTACTGGAGTATAGCCGAAAAGTTGGACCGGAGAGCCAGTGTTGCACTTTATGCGCATTATCAAGGCTGGGACAGGCAATTACCACAGAAGTGGGAAAGCCTTTTACGACTTCCTCGGCATGGGATGGACCTGATAATGCCGCGACACAGTCCGATTGGATGCGAGGTATCGCGCTGGTTATCACTTCGGTCATCCGAAGATGAGTAATCCGTTCTAAACCCTTGGTAGCGCTTACAATGGGGGCATGGAAGGAGCATTGCCCCAATTGCTCGGCGACTATTCGCATCGTATGACTGGGAACAACAATGAGAATCAACTCGGCATCGGCTACGGTTTCCGCAAGGGAGTTGGAAAATCTGAGCTCAGAGGGGATGGAAAAACCGGGCAAGAGTTTTGGCGCAAGCCGCGTTTCATCCAACTCACGGCAAGCATCCGGTCGAAATTCCCAAAGTGTGACATGATGCCCTTTGAGATGACAAAGGTTACCTAATCCGAGCGCCCACGAACCAGCGCCTAAAATGCCGACACGTATACTCATTTTTTCTTAACTACGAATCACTTTCCCAATTCGGAATAATACTTCGGGAATCTCCGATTGTAAACGTCGCTTACTGTCCTTCTTGGCAATCACAACCAAACCAATTCCCAGATTCATCGCTTGTCGCATTGCTTCTTCCGGGACGTTTCCGCGCGTGCGAATTTCTTGGAAGATGCGGGGTTCCTGCCACGAATTCCAATTGATTTCGAGCGAAAGTGAATTTTTTATGAGCCGTTTGGTGTTACCAACGATGCCGCCGCCCGTGATATGGGCAAACCCATGAACTTCGGGAAATGCACGCAATGCGCGGATTTCCGGGAGGTAACTGCGATGGATCGCCAACAACGCTTCGGAATATGTCACATTCGTGTTTGGCATTTTCTCATCGGGAGCGAGTCGCTCCTGCTCCAACAACACTTTGCGAGCTAAGGTGTAACCGTTGGTATGTAGACCGGTCGATGAGATTCCCCACAGCTCGTCGCCTTCCTCAATTCGTGAACCATCTAACAGCGGTACATCGTCCGGGAGATATCCGATGATAGTGACTCCCAAATCAAATTG from bacterium encodes:
- a CDS encoding acylphosphatase gives rise to the protein MDLRNPPRPRDHSLPTDDLSDQSVTKRVCVHGVVSGRVQGVGFRAFVRRTAEEFGVSGWVKNNYNGTVEFAAEGTREVLFGFVEAVRRGNRFSNVQSVEFDWEVASNKTTFDVLR
- the asnS gene encoding asparagine--tRNA ligase, translating into MSLVVTIDRIGEYDGKEATIGAWVTKLRSSGKLKFIILRDGTGIIQAVMSKSHVGEEIFSRFDKLALEASVKVTGTVKAESRAPGGYEIFLSDLEVVGESNEYPITPKDPGEEDHGEDFLLNRRHLWVRRQDQVNILKVRHSVIRAIRDYLDTRDFICFDSPIFTPNACEGTSTLFTVDYFGASAFLSQSGQLYQEAGAMAMNRVYCFGPAFRAEKSKTRRHLTEFWMVEPEVAWMDFEGVMDLMEDFTVEVVGRVIEERKEELKQLGRDISPLEKVQKPFPRIQYSDAVKQLIALGQPFEEGNDFGSPDETLLTKQYDRPIFVHRFPQEVKAFYMKRDPLDARWALGADLLAPEGYGEIIGGGQREDSYDVLVERIKHHELPMEPFEWYLDLRRYGSVPHSGFGIGVERTTTWICGIHHVRETIPFPRTIYRINP
- a CDS encoding NAD(P)-dependent glycerol-3-phosphate dehydrogenase — encoded protein: MSIRVGILGAGSWALGLGNLCHLKGHHVTLWEFRPDACRELDETRLAPKLLPGFSIPSELRFSNSLAETVADAELILIVVPSHTMRIVAEQLGQCSFHAPIVSATKGLERITHLRMTEVITSAIPRIQSDCVAALSGPSHAEEVVKGFPTSVVIACPSLDNAHKVQHWLSGPTFRLYSSTDIVGVELGGALKNIVALAAGVSDGLGFGDNTKGLLMTRGLAEITRLGLVMGGDARTFAGLSGLGDLITTCISQHSRNRFVGQELGKGRKIEDILSGMTMVAEGVNATTAALELSKACGVELPIAQTMYDVMYSGKDIKIAARDLMTRALKKED
- the purM gene encoding phosphoribosylformylglycinamidine cyclo-ligase, giving the protein MDYRQAGVDVNAAERLVDRIKELVKRTQRPGVVGGIGLFGGLFDLQAANASRRLVASTDGVGTKTIIASWANRFDTIGECLINHCVNDIAVLGAEPLFVLDTLATDRLVPERDTQILEGIVRGCERNGIGLIGGETAELKDVIMPGQFDLGVTIIGYLPDDVPLLDGSRIEEGDELWGISSTGLHTNGYTLARKVLLEQERLAPDEKMPNTNVTYSEALLAIHRSYLPEIRALRAFPEVHGFAHITGGGIVGNTKRLIKNSLSLEINWNSWQEPRIFQEIRTRGNVPEEAMRQAMNLGIGLVVIAKKDSKRRLQSEIPEVLFRIGKVIRS